The DNA segment TCTGGCAAAACCGCGAAAAATAACTTGACAAACTGACTCTTTGATACGAATGGGTCGAATGTTCGAAACATACCACGCAAGTGCGCTGTTTCAGAGCGTTTTAACAAGAGAGGTGAAGCAGATGAAGCCTGCAACAGACAAAAGGGACCGGATCCTGGCCGCGGCAATAGAGCTTTTTTCGCATTATGGATTCGCGAAAACTTCTTTGGAAGATATCGCCCGTAGCGCCAACATCGCCAAGGCGACGATCTATTATTACTTTCCCAGCAAGGAGGAGTTGTTCGTCGCGGCCATCCAGCTCAAAGCCGAGGAATTGTTCGCGGCCCTGAACTCCGAGATCGAGGCCGCGCCGGACTTTAATGAGAAACTATCCTGTTTCCTGCGGCTGCCGATGAAATACATCTTCGACAACATGCCCATCCTGGTTGAGGCCTTGCGGCAGATCCCTCCGAACTTTTTGCAGAAACTGGATGAGAACCGCCAGGACTACCGGAACCGGATGAACGACCTGCTGGCCAGGATCATGGACCAGGGCAAAGCGCAGGGCATCATCAACGAACAGATAGATTCCGGCCGCTTCAGCGAACTGATCAACGATTGGTTTCTGATGGGCGATTCCTGGTTCGACGCCAGTGACAAGGAACGCATCATCCAGCGCATCGAACGGGACCATGAACTGATCATCCAGTTGTTGCTGTTCGGCATAGTGAAACAAACACCGGCTGCCACCAGCAAGCGAAACACAGCTTCCAAAACGAGGAAACAGATATGAAACCAACAGTCATC comes from the Candidatus Syntrophosphaera sp. genome and includes:
- a CDS encoding TetR/AcrR family transcriptional regulator, whose translation is MKPATDKRDRILAAAIELFSHYGFAKTSLEDIARSANIAKATIYYYFPSKEELFVAAIQLKAEELFAALNSEIEAAPDFNEKLSCFLRLPMKYIFDNMPILVEALRQIPPNFLQKLDENRQDYRNRMNDLLARIMDQGKAQGIINEQIDSGRFSELINDWFLMGDSWFDASDKERIIQRIERDHELIIQLLLFGIVKQTPAATSKRNTASKTRKQI